ATCTCTTCCTGGGTATCTATCTTCTCAGGGATTATCATTTCCCTTGTTAATCCAATTTTTATAACTTGGATTGTAGGTTTGACTTCGTCATATAGTATTTCTGCTGTAGCTGCATAAAACTTTATATAGAAAAGAGTGCCTTTAGTTATCCTCTTATATTGCAAAAATGCTTTATATAGTTCCGGTATCTTGGATATCTCATCTCCTGTCACTGTATATACTGTGCTAAGCAAGCCATAGTTGTAGCAAGTTGCTATTAGATTTGGATTAGTTCCTGGCTGTGCAATTAGCTTATTATATCCTTGTAAATATTGGGTTATATAGTCTTCATTGGGATTTTTCGTATTTTTAGCTCTGGGGTTTTGGTTTAGAAATGTTTGtactttgtatatattttcgATATATGTCCTGGATatgtaattatatgtttgtttcTGGGATTCTAGGCTAGCTTTGTAGGTATTTGTCTGTGGGGTAACAGATATatctttttgggtattttgaggaGTATATGGTTTTGAGAATAACTTATTCATATTTACATTTGTATATTTTACCTTAGCCTCCTCCTTTTTTGTAGATTGTCCTGCTGTAGATGTGCTGGCTGTAGCTGCATTTGAACAAACATTGTTATGGGTTTTTCGGAGTTTCCCAACGTCTCCTTGTAGCTCCGCATGTTTTTGGTCATGCTGCTGACCTAGCTCCGCATTTTTagagtcatgctgctgactattAGTTTTC
The nucleotide sequence above comes from Solanum pennellii chromosome 9, SPENNV200. Encoded proteins:
- the LOC107030282 gene encoding uncharacterized protein LOC107030282, producing the protein MTNLCQKVEKIETEVQNLKTNSQQHDSKNAELGQQHDQKHAELQGDVGKLRKTHNNVCSNAATASTSTAGQSTKKEEAKVKYTNVNMNKLFSKPYTPQNTQKDISVTPQTNTYKASLESQKQTYNYISRTYIENIYKVQTFLNQNPRAKNTKNPNEDYITQYLQGYNKLIAQPGTNPNLIATCYNYGLLSTVYTVTGDEISKIPELYKAFLQYKRITKGTLFYIKFYAATAEILYDEVKPTIQVIKIGLTREMIIPEKIDTQEEIQKVDIPEFYANKRTIGIATILNEITNNYLNENAIWTYYNRDQTIIYSNCRDIREAYMEELRQWILSLLRPETTPTTRAIRKNFISSNLMTRYCKLTGQKYPDHLCSKCEGEENYIPDVQLE